The following is a genomic window from Candidatus Melainabacteria bacterium RIFOXYA2_FULL_32_9.
AAGAATTTGCAGAGAAGTCAGAAGTAAAATGTGCTAATTATGCAGCTTCTGCTGCTATGAGAAAAGTGATAGATGAAGCAAAAGAATCTGGTGACAGTTTGGGTGGAATATTTGAGGTTGTTGCTCTTAATGTCCCTGTTGGACTTGGAAGTTTTGTTCACTGGGATAGGAAGTTAGATGGCTTAATTGCACAGGCAATAATGAGTATACCTGCTATAAAATCTGTTAATATCGGTCTTGGTAAATCTTCAGCTCAGGTTCTAGGCTCAAAGTTACACGATGAAATTTATCCAAAAGAAGCAGATTCTAAAGAGTATCAGAGAAAAACAAATAATTCCGGTGGAATTGAAGGTGGAGTAAGTAATGGTAGTCCTATAATTGTAAGAGCTGCTATGAAACCAATTCCTACTCTTAAAAAACCTCTTAAATCTATAAACCTTGAAAATGGAAAAGAACATATTGCTCACTATGAAAGATCTGATGTATGTGCTGTTCCAGCTGCTGGAGTAGTGGGAGAAGCAATGTTAAGTATAGTTTTAGTAAAAGCTTTCGTTGAAAAATTTGGAGGGGATAGCTTTGCTGAAATAAAATCAAATTACGAAAATTACTGTAATGTATATCAAAACAGATAAGGTGATATTATCACCTAACTTAAGCTAACGATTATAGGCTTTATTGGAGCACTATTATAGAAAATATGGCTAGAAATATTGTATTAATAGGACTAATGGGATCGGGAAAAACCACAGTTGGCAACTTAATTGCTCAAAAACTGGGTAAAAATTTTATTGATACTGATGTGTTAATAGAAAAAGAAGCTCAAATGACTATTAATGAAATATTTCAATTATATGGAGAAACTCATTTTAGAGAGTTAGAATCAAAAATTATCAAGAAGCTTAGCTTAGATTCAGATCAAATCATTTCAACAGGCGGTGGATCTGTAGAAAATCAGGATAATCTTAAAAATTTAAAGGAAACAGGAATATTATTTTATCTAAAAGCATCTGCAAAAGAGCTTTTTGAGAGAATAAAAAATGAAAATAACAGACCTCTTTTGAAAAATAATGACCCATTGAATACTCTTGAAAAATTATTGGAAAAAAGAGAAAAATTTTATACTCAGGCAAATTTCATAATTAGCACAGAAAATAAACAAATTGATGAAATAGTTAATGAAATTGTGGAAAAATATAAAAAATATGAATAATGAAATTGTAAAAGTAGAGATTCCGGTTCAAGAATCAAGAAATTATCCCATTATAATTGGGAAAAATATTCTTGATCATCTTGGAGAATATGTAAAAACTTACTCAAAAGCAAATAAAATTCTGATAATAACTAATGAAACCATATATCCTCTATTTGGTGAAAAAGTAAAAAGCTCTCTTGAAAAAGAAAATTTAGAAACAGAATTTCTTATTCTTAATGATGGTGAGAAATATAAAGACATAAAATCACTGGAATTAATCTGGACAAAGGCTATTGAGTATAAATTAGAACGAAAAGATGCAATACTAGCTTTAGGTGGTGGAGTTGTCGGGGATATTACCGGATTTGCTGCTGCCACTTACTTAAGGGGAATAGATTTTATACAGGTACCAACTACATTATTAGCGCAGGTTGATTCATCAGTTGGTGGCAAAGTTGCTGTAAATCATAAACTCGGTAAAAATTTAATAGGAGCTTTTTATCAACCTAAATTAGTTTTTACCGATATTGAAACTCTTAAAACCTTACCTGTAGAAGAATTAAAAGTTGGTCTTGCGGAAGTCTTAAAATATGGTTTTATTGAAGAGAGCTGTAATTTAAAAGAAGAAAAATTAGGTTTACTCAAGTATTTAGAAGCAAAAAAAGATGATATTTTTGCTCTAAATCCTACAACTATCCAGAATTTAATAAAATATTGCTGCCAGCTTAAAGCAGCTGTTGTTAATCAAGATGAAAAAGAAGCAGGATTAAGAGCTATATTAAATTTTGGTCATACAATCGGGCATGCCGTTGAGAAATGTGCAAATTATAATAATTTTACTCATGGGCAGGGTGTTGCTATTGGCATGAAAGGGGCTTTTTATATTGCTAAAGAAAAAGGTCTAATAGCAGAAGATTACTTGAATTCATCATTAAATTTAATTAATTTATACGGTCTGGATTATAAAATTTCCCAGGATTTTAAGCAGGATGATTTAATGGCAGCAATGCTCGTTGATAAAAAGGTTTTATCAAAAAAAATCAGATTTGTATTACCGGCAAGTACTGCTAATGTTGGGATATTTAGTGATATAGATAGAGATATTATTTATTCAGCTATAGAAAAGCTTTATTAAATTAAGAGGCATGGTCTTTTGACCATGCCTCTTTGGTTTTTGTTTAAGACATTTCTAGAATGTGAAACTAGACCTTAAACCAATAATAATTTCTACTTCGTTGTCTTCATCACCTAATCTTGAGAATACTAACTGAGTACTTGGGATGAGGGCGAAATTATCATTAATTTGTAATCTGTAATATCCTTCAATAACGTTTTCAGGTTCGGTTGCGTCGGATCCAGTAATAGCTGAAACTATGTTAGCTGGAGATCCTGCTGCATCGTTAGGATAGATTCTGGCCCAACCGAAACCTAAAGCATCTCTCTGGCGTTTACCAAATGTAATCATATCTGGTAATGCTCTTACAGGAATTTCAACACCAGCTGTAATTGCTTGTCTGATACCGTATATTAATGATGCACCAAGAAGAGTACTGTTATTATAAACAATATTTGTTCCGGTACCGTTTTGAAGAGCATTTAAGAGTGCTGCGTTTGTTCCAAGATTATTTAGAGCAAAGCTTCCAAATGCACCTATGCCTTTGTAAATTTCCTGATTTATACCGGCATAAAAACCGTGAGCAATATCACCAATTGCGCCGTTAATTGATACTGTTGGTGCTACAGTGGTTACGTTAAGCAGGTTATTCGTGCCGCCATTATTGGAATCAACTAAATAATAACCTCCAAATACATTACCGGCAAGGTTAAACATGCTTTGGGTTCCTAACATTTCATTCAAGAAGCCAAGATTATAGCCTAAATCTCCTTCAGCGGTAAATCCAATACCGTTCATCATTTTGCTTACATCCAGAGCAGATGCATCTGCTCTAACGGCAAAATTAGCCCATCGACCTAGTCCTTGATCCATTTCAACAGCAATTCTTGGTACGATAAAATCAGTAAGAATGGCCGGATTATTTCTTAAAGCAGTGTTTTGGAATTGCTGGTTTTCATTACCTTGATATGGGCTCTTATAGAAAATATCTCTCCATGGAATCAAACCAACGTATGTGGTAAAGGATGTTCTCCATGCCTGATCTTCTGGTAAACCAGGAATTTGAGCTCTTAATACTTGTGAATAGTATGCTGAATCAAGATAAGCGTTGGCTCTGGTATTTCCACCTGCGACAGTTGCAATACCTACAGGAGTGGGACTGTTAATAGCCGTACCTGTTGTAAGACTGATAAAATCACTTGATCTGATACCTTCATTATAGAAACTTGCATCAGCAGCAATAGCACTTGCTCCGGAATATCTGTTTGTAGCTGCTGATGTACCTGCTTCTAATGGGGATACACGTCCAAATGCAGCTACTAAACGAGAATGGATAGTACCGGGACCTACTATAGCTCCGCCTTTATCTTCAACAGCTACATAATCAACGTTTAATCTTGTACGGCCAATAGCTGAAATAGCATCTGAAAATTCATCGCCCGGGTTACCAGCTATGTCTGCATAACCACCGAAGCTGACGTCCCCATAAACATTTAACTTTTCTAAAACCGCAAGTCTATTGTCCTGTTCATCATTTTTAGCTTCAATTTTTGTTGCTCTTGCTTCAAGAGCTTCTGTCCTTGCTCTGAGAGCTTGTAATTCAGTTGCAAATTCTTGTTGTAGTCTTGCTACAGTTGCTAAATCTTCTTTACTTGCTTTTTCTGCTCCTAATCGTGCTATATCTTGTCCTATAGCTTTAACTGTTGCACTTAATGCCGCAGCCAATTCATATCGGCTGGCTGTTCTTGCACCACGGAATGTTTTGTCTGGGTATCCTTCAATTACGTTGTACTTTTCAACCAGGTCTTTTAACGCTTCGTAAGCCCAAACGTTTGAACTAACATCTGTTAATTCGTCTACGCTTGTAATAGCGTAAGCTGCCTGATTGTTAATAAGTCCTCCTGAAAAACCACAAACTGCAACACTAGCTGCAAGCAACAAAGGTGTTATTCTTTTTGCTACCATAATATCAACTCCTGTTACTCTAAATTCTATATAACAAGTATCTATAAAAGATTGATCTATTATTTTTACTCAGTTTTACTTGAAAGTCTTAGTCGAAACTCTTCTGTTTTCCTCAACTCACCTCCATATTCTTGCAAATGAAAAAATTTAATTATTTAAAGGTAATTTATACTTAAATGTGGTTTATTTATATTCCCCAACCTAGTATTTTGGAGTAGTCCCATGTCGTAATTTATAAATAATCTTTATAATGTTTGTTTTAAATCGTAAAATTTATCACATATTTAAATCAGGTTTACAATTATTCCGGTTGGCTGTTTTTTTATAAAAGTTATTTTTTTAATAATTGAGAATTTCTGTAATACAAAGAAAACCTGCTTTTTCTTTATTGGAAAATTGAAAATTCCTTGTAATATTTCTTAATATTAATACTCGAATTGTTATTATTTGTAGATAAATAACAATTCGAGTATTAATGCTAAATTTAATGTGTAAGTTATTACTGATTGGGTGAACTAATCGAGCCAGGTTATATGTTATTGATAAGATTACTCACCTGATCACCTTAAATTTGGTTGTCTTGCAGCCAGCGAACCAGGATAAGCCGAAGACCCATCAAAATAATATATTGTCCGGACTTGTTCCGGCATCTATCCAATGTACTTTGTTACTTTAAACCAAGTAAAAACATTTTTATCTCTGATTTTTATATTAACCTACCTGGCGAAAGAGCTTTACAAAAGCTGTTTTTGCAAAATACCTTAATACCCCGATAGTTTTAAATATATCTGAATTACAGGATCGATGTATTAATTTAAGCATTGCTATTGGTTCAAATATTGTCATATTAATAAGACAGAATAATTTGATAATTAATTTAGCAAACCTGTTTTTTCTATGATTTATTAAATATTTGATTATCCAATTGGGATAAGTAGGCACCAGGCTAATTAATTGATTTAATATGGAAGGGGAAATTTTTATATAACTCTTGAATCTGGGATCTTCAAAAGATAAATTATCTTTAGTAGCTTTCTTGTTTAACTCGGTCCCTTTATAAAAACATAATGAAAATAATTGAAACAAAAATGGTTTGCGAATTTTCAATATAATTTTTAACGTTTCCAGCAGGTCTTCTTCTGTCTCATAAGGATTATCCAAAATAATATCATATAAAGTACATAAATCAGCATTTTTTATTATATNNNNNNNNNNNNNNNNNNNNNNNNNNNNNAGATTTCTATTATAAATTTCTTTATTAATCCTTTCACTTCCTGTTTGAAGTCCCATAAAAGCCCAAACAAGTCCCGCTTCTTTAAGCATAGTTATTTTTTCTCTGGTGATATGCTTTGGTGTGGTTTTTATTGCAAATGGAAGTCCGATTTTAGTTTTATACTGAGCTGAAAACTCTTTAATCCATTCATTATCCTGAATAAGAAAGCAGTCATCTTGAAAATTTAAGAAAAAAATGTTTGAATGCTGTTTTATTTCTTCGAGACATTCTGAAATTACTGATTCTACTGAGCGTTTTCTGAGTTTATAATTTTTATACAGATTTTTATACACAGAATTACAGCAGTAAGAGCAGGAATAAGGACATCCTCTCGTTGAAATTATACTGGGAAATATTCCGCTGTATCTTGAATAGATCCTTAACAGCCTATTATCAAATAGTGAAACTTTTCCCTGATGAACAACAAACATATTTTTGGGAAGAAGTCTTGGAAAAGGAAATTTATCGATATTTTCTTCAATAATTCCAGGAAATGATAAAAGTTGATCATCTTTTTTGATACAAATACCTGCAAGGTTGC
Proteins encoded in this region:
- a CDS encoding 3-dehydroquinate synthase → MNNEIVKVEIPVQESRNYPIIIGKNILDHLGEYVKTYSKANKILIITNETIYPLFGEKVKSSLEKENLETEFLILNDGEKYKDIKSLELIWTKAIEYKLERKDAILALGGGVVGDITGFAAATYLRGIDFIQVPTTLLAQVDSSVGGKVAVNHKLGKNLIGAFYQPKLVFTDIETLKTLPVEELKVGLAEVLKYGFIEESCNLKEEKLGLLKYLEAKKDDIFALNPTTIQNLIKYCCQLKAAVVNQDEKEAGLRAILNFGHTIGHAVEKCANYNNFTHGQGVAIGMKGAFYIAKEKGLIAEDYLNSSLNLINLYGLDYKISQDFKQDDLMAAMLVDKKVLSKKIRFVLPASTANVGIFSDIDRDIIYSAIEKLY
- a CDS encoding chorismate synthase, producing the protein MTFRFLTSGESHGKCLTAIIEGVPAGIELKVEDINKELFRRQQGYGRGGRMKIEQDAVIINSGVRHGITTGAPICLVIENKDWENWQVPMATQPVELTSANVDLIQQKKITHVRPGHADLPGALKYNHEDVRNVLERSSARETAIRVAVGAVASIILKNFNIEIFSHVLRIGSAAVNVESFPDNYNIIKEFAEKSEVKCANYAASAAMRKVIDEAKESGDSLGGIFEVVALNVPVGLGSFVHWDRKLDGLIAQAIMSIPAIKSVNIGLGKSSAQVLGSKLHDEIYPKEADSKEYQRKTNNSGGIEGGVSNGSPIIVRAAMKPIPTLKKPLKSINLENGKEHIAHYERSDVCAVPAAGVVGEAMLSIVLVKAFVEKFGGDSFAEIKSNYENYCNVYQNR